The following are from one region of the Veillonella nakazawae genome:
- a CDS encoding DUF2232 domain-containing protein: MKQTNTRAMVETAFVSAIVVMLTIVGSTVPILSLLATLVAPAGIALIGIRWGSRYSCAASAVAFVLVSLLVGPLMAMATILAYSLPSIFLGEAFRSNWSFGKLIVIPAIALTLTSLIGILVSAGLTSFDLSQVNHMIDVDLKNAIIESVKQQPMTQEQMNEYINRLDLAFDQAKRMLLAYWFAANVVVTYISAKLVSYIGRRTNSVMRTLPTMDTWRMPIWGAGTLAIGIILAYGGQYLGYANGILSDIGLNIALFGGMICGLNGITCLLSIMKSYNLAGIFKFAIVGFLYVMSPMALVIYGILDMFLDMRARFQKRSL; the protein is encoded by the coding sequence ATGAAACAAACAAATACTAGAGCGATGGTAGAGACTGCATTTGTATCGGCCATCGTTGTTATGTTAACCATAGTAGGTTCTACGGTTCCTATCCTCAGTTTGCTAGCAACCTTGGTTGCACCTGCTGGGATTGCACTCATTGGTATCCGGTGGGGCAGCCGATATAGCTGTGCCGCATCAGCAGTGGCATTCGTTCTTGTCTCCTTGTTAGTGGGCCCATTAATGGCAATGGCTACTATCTTGGCATATTCCTTGCCAAGTATTTTCCTCGGTGAAGCTTTTAGATCAAATTGGTCCTTTGGTAAGCTCATCGTTATACCAGCCATTGCACTTACGTTAACGAGCCTTATAGGAATTTTAGTGTCTGCTGGACTTACATCTTTTGATTTATCTCAAGTTAATCATATGATTGATGTAGACCTTAAGAATGCTATTATTGAATCTGTAAAACAGCAACCTATGACACAAGAGCAAATGAACGAGTATATCAATCGTTTAGATTTGGCGTTTGACCAAGCAAAACGTATGCTCTTAGCTTACTGGTTTGCAGCCAATGTAGTCGTAACCTATATTTCAGCGAAGCTTGTATCTTATATTGGTCGTCGTACAAATAGTGTTATGCGTACGTTGCCAACAATGGATACGTGGCGAATGCCGATTTGGGGTGCTGGTACATTAGCAATAGGTATTATCCTTGCTTATGGCGGTCAGTACTTGGGCTATGCCAATGGTATTCTTTCAGATATAGGCCTGAATATTGCCTTATTTGGTGGCATGATATGTGGTCTAAATGGCATTACATGTTTGCTATCCATTATGAAGTCTTATAACTTGGCAGGCATCTTTAAGTTTGCTATTGTAGGCTTCCTGTATGTGATGAGTCCAATGGCACTCGTTATATATGGTATTTTAGATATGTTTTTAGATATGCGAGCACGTTTCCAAAAACGTAGCTTGTAA
- a CDS encoding DUF4411 family protein, whose product MYVLDSNTFIDAKNRYYGFDIVPSFWNKLIENSPENILTIKPIEDEIMAGHDELSSWFQDNYTVHAYASDSAEIQQVFARISNYVAENTQYKDSEKAHFLSKADPWIIAYAYVNNCVVVTHEILAPGSKKVKIPDICNFLHVQYINVFEMLRELHIQI is encoded by the coding sequence ATGTATGTACTTGATAGTAATACTTTTATTGATGCTAAGAACCGCTATTATGGATTTGATATAGTCCCATCATTTTGGAATAAATTAATAGAGAATAGTCCAGAAAATATTCTAACTATTAAGCCGATTGAAGATGAAATTATGGCTGGACATGATGAATTATCATCATGGTTTCAGGATAATTACACTGTTCATGCATACGCATCGGACTCTGCTGAAATTCAACAGGTTTTTGCTAGGATTTCTAATTATGTTGCAGAGAATACTCAATACAAAGACTCGGAGAAGGCTCATTTTTTATCTAAGGCCGATCCTTGGATTATTGCATACGCATATGTAAATAATTGTGTGGTTGTAACGCATGAGATATTGGCTCCTGGATCCAAAAAAGTCAAAATCCCTGATATTTGCAACTTTTTACATGTGCAATATATAAATGTATTTGAGATGCTTAGGGAGTTACATATTCAAATATAG